The following is a genomic window from Kineosporiaceae bacterium.
CGAACGGGTGAATGGCACCTGACGGTGCGGTGACGGCTGCAGGTGGCACAGCTCACCGCTCCCGGGGCCGGTGGTCACCACGGTTCCGGCATGGCGCTGACGAGCCGCTGGTAGCCTCGCAGGCGTCATCACCAGTTCCTTTAAGCCCGTCCGGTGAGGCGGGGAAGGGATGGTTCGCGTGGTCAGCGCGCGCACCGTGCTCGAATCGGCCGATGTGGCCCGGGCACTCACTCGCATCGCCCATGAGGTCCTCGAGCAGAACAAGGGCTCGGACCGGCTCGTCGTTCTCGGGATCCCCACCCGCGGTGTGACCCTCGGCCAACGCCTGGCCCGCCGGCTCGGCGAGATCGAGGGGCATCCGATTCCGCACGGGTGCCTCGACGTGACCATGTATCGCGACGATCTGCGCCAGCACCCGATGCGCCCGTTGGGGGCCACCGCGGTGCCCGAGGGCGGCATCGACGACCGGGTGGTGGTGCTGGTGGACGACGTGCTGTTCTCCGGGCGCACCATCCGGGCCGCGCTCGACGCGCTGTCGGACCTGGGCCGCCCGCGCGCCGTCCGGTTGGCGGTGCTGGTCGACCGGGGGCATCGGGAGCTGCCGATCCGGGCCGATCACGTGGGCAAGAACCTGCCCACCTCCCTGGCCGAACGGGTGCAGGTGAGCCTGGCCGAGATCGACGGCCGCGACGAGGTCGCCATCGAGCAGCTCGCGGCGGGCGAGCGATGAGCCGCGGCTTCTCCCACCTGCTGAGCGCGGCCGATCTGGATCTGGCCGATGCCGTGCAGGTGCTGGACACCGCCGAGCAGATGGTGGCGACCCAGCAGCGCGAGATCAAGAAGCTGCCCACCCTGCGCGGGCGCACCGTGGTGAATCTGTTCTACGAGGATTCGACGCGCACCCGGATCTCGTTCGAGGCGGCGGCCAAGCGGTTGTCCGCGGACGTGATCAACTTCTCGGCCAAGGGATCCAGCGTGTCCAAGGGCGAGAGCCTGAAGGACACCGCGTTGACGTTGCAGGCCATGGGCGCCGACGCGGTGGTGATCCGGCACTCGGCCTCGGGTGCCCCGCACCGGCTCGCCCAGGCGCAATGGGTGCGCGGCGCGGTGATCAACGCCGGCGACGGGACCCACGAGCACCCCACCCAGGCCCTGCTGGACGCCTTCACGCTGCGCCGACACCTGGTGGGCTCCGACCGGGTCGGGGCCGATCTCGCCGGACGCACCGTGGCCATCGTGGGCGATGTGCTGCACAGCCGGGTGGCCCGTTCGAACGTGCTGCTGCTGCACACCCTGGGTGCCCGGGTGGTGCTGGTGGCCCCGCCGACGTTGTTGCCGGTGGGTGTCGAGGCCTGGCCG
Proteins encoded in this region:
- the pyrR gene encoding bifunctional pyr operon transcriptional regulator/uracil phosphoribosyltransferase PyrR translates to MVRVVSARTVLESADVARALTRIAHEVLEQNKGSDRLVVLGIPTRGVTLGQRLARRLGEIEGHPIPHGCLDVTMYRDDLRQHPMRPLGATAVPEGGIDDRVVVLVDDVLFSGRTIRAALDALSDLGRPRAVRLAVLVDRGHRELPIRADHVGKNLPTSLAERVQVSLAEIDGRDEVAIEQLAAGER
- a CDS encoding aspartate carbamoyltransferase catalytic subunit; the encoded protein is MSRGFSHLLSAADLDLADAVQVLDTAEQMVATQQREIKKLPTLRGRTVVNLFYEDSTRTRISFEAAAKRLSADVINFSAKGSSVSKGESLKDTALTLQAMGADAVVIRHSASGAPHRLAQAQWVRGAVINAGDGTHEHPTQALLDAFTLRRHLVGSDRVGADLAGRTVAIVGDVLHSRVARSNVLLLHTLGARVVLVAPPTLLPVGVEAWPVEVSYDLDATLAGRSIGDLDAVMMLRVQAERMNAAFFPSAREYSRRYGLDAVRLARLPGHTIVMHPGPMNRGLEISAAAADSPRSTIVEQVANGVAVRMAVLYLLLSGGNDS